One Amycolatopsis thermophila DNA segment encodes these proteins:
- a CDS encoding substrate-binding domain-containing protein: MGRHSSPARRRRPRRAWAVAGVLVVLAGAGWFAADLVHNRSGCDEPVVVRIAAAPGVAPAIAQVARRVAQTECAAFEVNAVDSASVAQSLALSDGADRPDVWVPESTLQLRRAKGVGAEEVTAGTSIASSPVVFALTEEAATGLGWPGRIPSWADVLAAPGLTLGVPDPGRDPAGLSALVGIRAAVPGADTYAAALRRLSPNALSTSDELFARLSDPAQPVNGFPASENAVLRHNVRNGVAGSRTGLVATYQAEAPALDYPFAVLGGSSGDERAAAGALLSALLGLEGMNALANAGFRTPDGRYLRDGSAQNVSGRTVPSAAVPTDAEVDALLGQWARINTSSRARVLIDVSGSMNEVVPGTGQTRMELTTEAAARGLGLFKSTSETSVWEFATRLDGDRDYREVLPMRPVSEQLATGAADRLRAIRATPDGDTGLYDTVLAAYRVACAEWQPGRLNLVIVLTDGRNDDADGVTRDALLAELARLADPGRPVAIIGIGIGPDADLADLAAITAPTGGQSFAAPDPSRIGDVFYGALARLSGS; this comes from the coding sequence GTGGGCCGACACTCGTCACCCGCCCGGCGGCGACGGCCGCGGCGGGCGTGGGCGGTGGCCGGTGTCCTCGTCGTGCTGGCCGGGGCGGGCTGGTTCGCCGCCGATCTCGTGCATAACCGGTCCGGGTGTGACGAGCCCGTCGTGGTGCGGATCGCCGCCGCGCCCGGCGTGGCGCCCGCGATCGCGCAGGTCGCCCGCCGCGTGGCGCAGACGGAGTGCGCGGCGTTCGAGGTGAACGCGGTCGATTCGGCGTCGGTGGCGCAGTCGCTGGCCCTGTCCGACGGCGCCGACCGGCCCGACGTGTGGGTGCCCGAGTCGACGTTGCAGCTGCGGCGCGCGAAGGGGGTCGGCGCCGAGGAGGTCACGGCGGGCACCAGCATCGCCAGCTCGCCGGTGGTGTTCGCGCTGACCGAGGAGGCCGCGACCGGGCTCGGCTGGCCGGGCCGGATCCCCTCGTGGGCGGACGTGCTCGCCGCGCCGGGCCTGACGCTCGGGGTGCCCGATCCGGGGCGCGACCCGGCGGGCCTGTCGGCGCTGGTCGGGATCCGGGCCGCCGTGCCGGGGGCCGACACGTACGCAGCGGCGTTGCGCCGCCTGTCACCGAACGCGCTGTCCACATCGGACGAGTTGTTCGCGCGGCTGTCGGACCCGGCGCAACCGGTGAACGGGTTCCCGGCGTCGGAGAACGCGGTGCTGCGCCACAACGTCCGCAACGGCGTGGCCGGCTCGCGGACCGGGCTGGTGGCGACCTACCAGGCGGAGGCACCCGCGCTGGACTACCCGTTCGCGGTGCTGGGCGGCTCGAGCGGGGACGAGCGCGCCGCGGCGGGGGCGCTGCTGTCGGCGCTGCTCGGCCTGGAGGGCATGAACGCCCTGGCCAACGCCGGGTTCCGCACGCCGGACGGCCGGTACCTGCGGGACGGGTCGGCGCAGAACGTGAGCGGCCGGACGGTGCCCTCCGCGGCGGTGCCGACGGATGCCGAGGTGGACGCGCTGCTCGGCCAGTGGGCGCGGATCAACACGAGTTCGCGGGCGCGGGTGCTGATCGACGTGTCCGGGTCGATGAACGAGGTGGTGCCCGGGACCGGGCAGACGCGGATGGAGCTGACGACGGAGGCGGCGGCGCGCGGGCTGGGGTTGTTCAAGTCGACGTCGGAAACCAGTGTGTGGGAGTTCGCGACGCGCCTGGACGGCGACCGGGACTACCGCGAGGTGCTGCCGATGCGGCCGGTGAGCGAGCAGCTGGCGACCGGGGCGGCCGACCGGCTGCGCGCGATCCGGGCGACGCCGGACGGGGACACGGGGTTGTACGACACGGTGCTCGCGGCCTACCGGGTGGCGTGCGCGGAGTGGCAGCCCGGGCGGCTCAACCTGGTGATCGTCCTGACCGACGGCCGCAACGACGACGCGGACGGCGTCACCCGGGACGCGCTGCTGGCCGAGCTGGCCCGCCTGGCCGACCCGGGCCGCCCGGTCGCCATCATCGGCATCGGGATCGGCCCGGACGCCGACCTGGCCGACCTGGCGGCGATCACCGCCCCGACCGGCGGGCAGAGCTTCGCGGCCCCCGACCCGTCCCGGATCGGCGACGTGTTCTACGGCGCGCTCGCCCGCCTGAGCGGCTCCTGA
- a CDS encoding ribonuclease J has product MSLAGPGPTNTPPALPEGGLRAVALGGIGEVGRNMTVFEYDGRLLIVDCGVLFPEDEQPGVDLILPDFRAIEDRLNDIEALVLTHGHEDHIGAVPFLLRMRPDLPVYGSRFTLALLEAKCKEHRQRPKLIEVTESERRTVGPFDLEFFAVNHSIPDALAVALRTAAGVVLHTGDIKLDQLPLDSRLTDLAGFSRLGDEGVDLLCIDSTNAEVPGFVTPERDIGPVLDDVIGRVTQRVIVACFASHVHRVQQVLDAAVKHGRRVAFVGRSMVRNMGIAADLGLLNIPEGLLINLDEAINLPETRVLFVSTGSQGEPLSALSRMARGEHRQISIRAGDTVVLASSLIPGNETAVFGVVNGLVRLGANVVHQGNAKVHVSGHASAGELLFLYNAIRPSNVMPVHGEWRHLRANGALAIRTGVAPENVVLAENGVVVDLVDGRARTSGRVEVGHVYVDGLSVGDVGESTLSDRLVLGEGGFIAINVAIDSTTGRAVSTPTVSGRGFSDDPKALDAVVPLVEMELSRTEAEGITDSHRIAQAVRRVVGRWVAETYRRRPMIVPTVIPVSYGQAGTTA; this is encoded by the coding sequence GTGAGCTTGGCAGGACCCGGACCGACCAACACCCCACCCGCACTGCCCGAGGGCGGCCTGCGCGCAGTCGCCCTCGGCGGAATCGGCGAGGTCGGCCGCAACATGACCGTGTTCGAGTACGACGGGCGGCTGCTCATCGTCGACTGCGGGGTGCTCTTCCCCGAGGACGAGCAGCCGGGCGTCGACCTGATCCTGCCCGACTTCCGGGCGATCGAGGACCGGCTGAACGACATCGAAGCCCTGGTGCTGACCCACGGCCACGAGGACCACATCGGCGCCGTGCCGTTCCTGCTCCGGATGCGGCCCGACCTGCCGGTCTACGGGTCGCGGTTCACGCTCGCGCTGCTGGAGGCCAAGTGCAAGGAGCACCGGCAGCGGCCGAAGCTGATCGAGGTGACCGAGTCCGAGCGGCGCACGGTGGGCCCGTTCGACCTGGAGTTCTTCGCGGTCAACCACTCCATCCCGGACGCGCTCGCGGTCGCGCTGCGCACGGCGGCCGGGGTCGTGCTGCACACCGGTGACATCAAGCTGGACCAGCTGCCGCTGGACTCGCGCCTGACCGACCTGGCCGGCTTCTCCCGGCTCGGCGACGAGGGTGTGGACCTGCTGTGCATCGACTCGACCAACGCCGAGGTGCCCGGGTTCGTCACGCCGGAGCGTGACATCGGCCCGGTGCTCGACGACGTCATCGGCCGCGTCACCCAGCGCGTCATCGTCGCGTGCTTCGCCAGCCACGTGCACCGCGTGCAGCAGGTGCTCGACGCGGCGGTCAAGCACGGCAGGCGGGTCGCGTTCGTCGGCCGGTCGATGGTGCGCAACATGGGGATCGCGGCGGACCTGGGGTTGCTGAACATCCCCGAGGGCCTGCTGATCAACCTGGACGAGGCCATCAACCTGCCCGAGACCAGGGTGCTGTTCGTGTCCACCGGGTCGCAGGGCGAGCCGCTGTCGGCGCTGTCGCGGATGGCGCGCGGCGAGCACCGGCAGATCTCCATCCGGGCCGGTGACACGGTCGTGCTGGCCAGCTCGCTGATCCCGGGCAACGAGACCGCGGTGTTCGGCGTGGTCAACGGCCTGGTGCGGCTCGGCGCGAACGTGGTGCACCAGGGCAACGCGAAGGTGCACGTGTCCGGGCACGCGTCGGCGGGGGAGCTGTTGTTCCTCTACAACGCGATCCGGCCGAGCAACGTGATGCCGGTGCACGGCGAGTGGCGGCACCTGCGGGCCAACGGTGCGCTGGCGATCCGCACCGGTGTCGCGCCGGAGAACGTGGTGCTGGCCGAGAACGGTGTCGTGGTGGACCTGGTCGACGGCCGGGCCCGTACCTCGGGGCGGGTCGAGGTCGGCCACGTCTACGTCGACGGCCTGTCCGTGGGTGACGTCGGCGAGTCGACCCTGTCCGACCGGCTGGTGCTGGGCGAGGGAGGGTTCATCGCGATCAACGTCGCGATCGATTCGACCACCGGGCGCGCGGTGAGCACCCCGACGGTGTCCGGGCGCGGGTTCTCCGACGACCCGAAGGCACTCGATGCGGTGGTTCCGCTCGTGGAGATGGAGCTGTCCCGCACCGAGGCCGAGGGCATCACCGACAGCCACCGGATCGCGCAGGCCGTGCGCCGGGTGGTGGGCCGATGGGTCGCCGAGACCTACCGCCGCCGCCCGATGATCGTGCCGACCGTCATCCCCGTGAGTTACGGACAGGCCGGAACGACAGCGTAG
- the dapA gene encoding 4-hydroxy-tetrahydrodipicolinate synthase, producing the protein MSTPPTAAPGRPFGRVLTAMVTPFDADGALDVKRAQELAEHLVELGNDGLVVNGTTGESPTTTDAEKADLIRAVVEAVGDRATVVAGAGTYNTAHSIELVQQAEKAGAHGVLLVTPYYSRPSQAGLYAHFTTVADATGLPVMLYDIPPRSIVPIEVDTLRRLAEHPRILAVKDAKGDLLAGSEVIANTHLAYYSGDDALNLPWLSVGATGVVSVIGHVVAGRIRAMIEAYENGDTSTARTNHRGMLPVFRAMSRVGGVVFSKTALALRGHPVGGPRLPIVPATPEQTEAIATDLAQAGVPLEESPSPDWHSSRVAQADSAAAYVAPTTHTSVGTIHR; encoded by the coding sequence ATGTCCACCCCACCTACGGCAGCGCCCGGGAGGCCCTTCGGGCGCGTGCTCACCGCGATGGTCACCCCCTTCGACGCGGACGGCGCACTGGACGTCAAGCGGGCGCAGGAGCTCGCCGAGCACCTCGTGGAGCTGGGCAACGACGGACTGGTCGTCAACGGCACCACCGGCGAGAGCCCGACCACGACGGACGCGGAGAAGGCCGACCTGATCCGTGCCGTGGTCGAGGCGGTCGGCGACCGCGCGACGGTCGTCGCCGGCGCCGGGACGTACAACACCGCGCACAGCATCGAACTGGTGCAGCAGGCCGAGAAGGCCGGCGCCCACGGTGTCCTGCTGGTCACGCCGTACTACTCCCGCCCGTCGCAGGCCGGTCTGTACGCGCACTTCACGACGGTCGCCGACGCCACCGGCCTGCCGGTGATGCTCTACGACATCCCGCCGCGCTCGATCGTGCCGATCGAGGTCGACACCCTGCGCCGGCTGGCCGAGCACCCGCGCATCCTGGCCGTCAAGGACGCCAAGGGCGACCTGCTGGCCGGCAGCGAGGTCATCGCCAACACCCACCTGGCCTACTACTCGGGCGACGACGCGCTGAACCTGCCGTGGCTGTCGGTGGGCGCGACCGGCGTCGTCAGCGTGATCGGGCACGTCGTGGCCGGGCGCATCCGCGCGATGATCGAGGCCTACGAGAACGGCGACACCTCCACCGCCCGCACCAACCACCGCGGCATGCTGCCGGTCTTCCGCGCCATGTCCCGCGTCGGCGGGGTGGTGTTCTCCAAGACCGCGCTCGCGCTGCGCGGCCACCCGGTCGGCGGCCCACGGCTGCCGATCGTGCCCGCGACGCCGGAGCAGACCGAGGCCATCGCGACCGATCTCGCCCAGGCGGGGGTCCCCCTCGAAGAGTCGCCGTCGCCGGACTGGCACAGTTCCCGGGTGGCGCAAGCCGACTCCGCGGCGGCCTACGTGGCGCCGACCACTCACACCAGCGTTGGGACCATTCACAGGTGA
- a CDS encoding serine/threonine-protein kinase: MTEEQTQQTTPRPAGPRVVAGRYALLGELGRGGHGLVWRAQDQVIGRQVAIKELRLPDGAEDSVFTERVLREVRTAGRLNDPAIVTVFDVVSEDGATFIVMELVEAPTLGELVRRHGALPPQQVATIGQQVLSALRAAHDAGIVHRDVKPGNIMVGANGRVKLTDFGIATAIDDPRLTASGMIVGSPAFMAPERLEGHEAMPASDLWSLGATLFLAAEGVMAFDRPTTAATLHAIVNEVPYLTRVQGPLASAIMGLLVVKPEGRISYGQAGHLLGIAAHNTPPGGFGTAVHPGPAPTHAAPAPPRKSRRGLRITAGAVAGAVLLAGGFLAGQWWAGQPADDAMLPTMTYGDGGDLEFSATSSYACYNGRLQPGYNLGSDNAVDCDKSHELEVYDANGSLGNSSSGDDEAGFVGYPGADALRRYAESFCAMSFHSGTLDEKARGTLDYRALVPSQAQWEAAPKESYDDPSRTVYCLVSKRGGGQLTGSVTRKVR, translated from the coding sequence GTGACCGAAGAGCAGACCCAGCAGACCACGCCGCGCCCGGCCGGCCCCCGCGTCGTCGCCGGCCGCTACGCGCTCCTGGGCGAGCTCGGCCGGGGCGGGCACGGCCTGGTGTGGCGGGCCCAGGACCAGGTGATCGGCCGCCAGGTCGCGATCAAGGAGCTGCGGCTGCCCGACGGCGCGGAGGACAGCGTCTTCACCGAACGGGTGCTGCGCGAGGTGCGCACCGCGGGACGGCTCAACGACCCGGCGATCGTCACGGTCTTCGACGTGGTGTCCGAGGACGGCGCCACGTTCATCGTGATGGAGCTGGTCGAGGCGCCCACGCTGGGTGAGCTGGTGCGCCGCCACGGCGCGCTGCCGCCGCAGCAGGTGGCCACGATCGGGCAGCAGGTGCTGTCGGCGTTGCGGGCCGCGCACGACGCCGGGATCGTGCACCGGGACGTCAAACCGGGCAACATCATGGTCGGCGCCAACGGCCGGGTGAAGCTGACCGACTTCGGCATCGCCACCGCGATCGACGACCCGCGGCTGACCGCCAGCGGGATGATCGTGGGCTCCCCGGCGTTCATGGCGCCGGAGCGGCTGGAGGGCCACGAGGCGATGCCCGCCTCGGACCTGTGGTCGCTGGGCGCGACGCTGTTCCTGGCCGCCGAGGGCGTGATGGCCTTCGACCGGCCGACCACCGCGGCCACCCTGCACGCGATCGTCAACGAGGTGCCCTACCTGACCCGCGTCCAGGGGCCACTGGCCTCGGCGATCATGGGGCTGCTGGTGGTCAAGCCGGAGGGCCGGATCTCCTACGGGCAGGCCGGGCACCTGCTGGGCATCGCCGCGCACAACACCCCGCCGGGCGGGTTCGGCACGGCCGTCCACCCCGGCCCGGCGCCGACGCACGCCGCGCCCGCGCCGCCGCGCAAGAGCCGCCGCGGGCTCCGGATCACCGCCGGCGCGGTGGCCGGGGCCGTGCTGCTGGCCGGCGGTTTCCTGGCCGGCCAGTGGTGGGCCGGACAGCCTGCGGACGACGCGATGCTGCCGACCATGACCTACGGCGACGGCGGCGACCTGGAGTTCAGCGCGACCAGCTCCTACGCCTGCTACAACGGCCGCCTCCAGCCCGGTTACAACCTCGGCTCCGACAACGCGGTCGACTGCGACAAATCGCACGAGCTGGAGGTCTACGACGCCAACGGCAGCCTCGGCAACTCCAGCTCCGGCGACGACGAGGCCGGGTTCGTCGGCTACCCGGGCGCCGACGCGCTGCGCCGCTACGCCGAGTCGTTCTGCGCGATGAGCTTCCACTCCGGGACGCTCGACGAGAAGGCCCGCGGCACGCTCGACTACCGCGCGCTCGTGCCGTCGCAGGCGCAGTGGGAGGCGGCACCCAAGGAGTCCTACGACGACCCGTCCCGCACGGTCTACTGCCTGGTGTCGAAGCGGGGCGGCGGGCAGCTCACCGGATCGGTGACCCGCAAGGTCCGCTGA
- a CDS encoding Nramp family divalent metal transporter, which translates to MALTEQIRPRLKRVRSGSLLLGPAFVAAIAYVDPGNVASNISAGAQFGYLLVWVIVVANLMAGLVQYLSAKLGLVTGLSLPENLRERMPRPARLGYWAQAELVAIATDLAEVVGGAIALNLLFGLPLLLGGVITGLVSMALLVVQDRRGQSAFERVVTGLLGVIAIGFLASVFVEPPSAADAAAGLVPKFAGSESVLIAAAMLGATVMPHAVYLHSGLARDRHGRIEGARRSRLLRITRVDVGLAMLLAGAVNMSMVLLAATNLRGLDGVHSIAGAHFAVGQTLGQGVALLFALGLLASGLASTSVGAYAGAMIMQGLLRKRIPLLVRRLITLMPAIVVLGIGVDPSRALVVSQVVLSFGIPFALVPLVRLTSDRDLMGPSANHRVTTTLAWVIAAVIIVLNVALIYLTFAG; encoded by the coding sequence ATGGCGCTGACGGAACAGATCCGGCCACGGCTCAAACGGGTGCGGTCGGGTTCCCTGCTGCTCGGGCCTGCCTTCGTCGCGGCGATCGCCTACGTCGACCCGGGCAACGTCGCCTCCAACATCAGCGCCGGCGCCCAGTTCGGCTACCTGCTGGTGTGGGTGATCGTGGTGGCCAACCTGATGGCCGGGCTGGTGCAGTACCTGTCGGCGAAGCTGGGCCTGGTCACCGGGCTGTCCCTGCCGGAGAACCTGCGCGAGCGCATGCCGCGGCCGGCCCGCCTGGGCTACTGGGCGCAGGCCGAGCTGGTCGCGATCGCCACCGACCTGGCCGAGGTCGTCGGCGGTGCGATCGCCCTGAACCTGCTGTTCGGCCTGCCGCTGCTGCTGGGTGGCGTGATCACCGGCCTGGTGTCGATGGCGCTGCTGGTGGTGCAGGACCGGCGGGGCCAGAGCGCGTTCGAACGGGTCGTCACCGGCCTGCTGGGGGTCATCGCCATCGGGTTCCTGGCCAGCGTGTTCGTCGAACCGCCGTCCGCGGCCGACGCGGCCGCCGGGCTCGTGCCGAAGTTCGCCGGCAGCGAGAGCGTGCTGATCGCCGCCGCGATGCTCGGCGCGACCGTGATGCCGCACGCCGTCTACCTGCACTCCGGGCTGGCCCGCGACCGGCACGGCCGGATCGAGGGCGCCCGCCGGTCCCGGCTGCTGCGCATCACCCGCGTCGACGTGGGCCTGGCGATGCTGCTGGCGGGTGCGGTGAACATGTCGATGGTGCTGCTGGCCGCGACGAACCTGCGGGGCCTGGACGGCGTGCACTCGATCGCGGGCGCGCACTTCGCGGTCGGGCAGACGCTCGGCCAGGGGGTGGCGCTGCTGTTCGCGCTCGGCCTGCTGGCCTCCGGCCTGGCCTCGACGTCGGTGGGCGCCTACGCCGGCGCGATGATCATGCAGGGCCTGCTGCGCAAGCGGATCCCGCTGCTGGTGCGCCGGCTGATCACGCTGATGCCCGCGATCGTCGTGCTGGGGATCGGGGTCGACCCGAGCCGCGCGCTGGTGGTGTCGCAGGTGGTGCTGTCCTTCGGCATCCCGTTCGCGCTGGTGCCGCTGGTACGCCTGACCAGCGACCGCGACCTGATGGGCCCGTCCGCCAACCACCGGGTGACCACCACGCTGGCCTGGGTGATCGCGGCCGTCATCATCGTCCTCAACGTCGCGCTGATCTACCTCACCTTCGCGGGCTGA
- a CDS encoding ACT domain-containing protein, with amino-acid sequence MKRLAIDLQPGEYAVARLDPGGQVPVLDAVDGLVSITRTATETSVICPAGRVPEGARVEAGWRLLTVRGPLAFTLTGIIAALASELASAGVALFSVSTFDTDHVLVKEGELERAVQALRAAGHEVSTANA; translated from the coding sequence GTGAAGCGGCTCGCGATCGACCTGCAGCCGGGCGAGTACGCCGTCGCGCGGCTGGACCCGGGCGGCCAGGTGCCCGTGCTGGACGCGGTGGACGGTCTGGTGTCGATCACCCGCACCGCGACCGAGACGTCGGTGATCTGCCCGGCCGGCCGGGTGCCCGAGGGTGCCCGGGTCGAGGCGGGGTGGCGGCTGCTGACGGTGCGCGGCCCGCTGGCCTTCACCCTCACCGGGATCATCGCCGCGCTGGCCAGCGAGCTGGCCTCGGCCGGGGTCGCGCTGTTCTCGGTGTCCACTTTCGACACCGACCACGTGCTGGTGAAGGAGGGCGAGCTGGAGCGCGCCGTCCAGGCCCTCCGCGCGGCCGGCCACGAGGTGTCCACCGCGAACGCCTGA
- the thyX gene encoding FAD-dependent thymidylate synthase, which produces MAETVSPKVQLIAKTEFFPPEDVPWSTDADGGEALAEFAGRACYQSWSKPNPKTATNAGYIDHIIEVGHLSVLEHGSVTFYISGVSRSLTHELIRHRHFSYSQLSQRYVPERDAEFVEPEVIANDPELHEKFRQATRASVDAYTELLAGLEEKFADAPSATLRRKQARQAARAVLPNATETRIVVTGNYRAWRHFIAMRATEHADVEIRGLAVECLRQLQKAAPNVFADFTISTLPDGTEVATSPKVLEG; this is translated from the coding sequence GTGGCCGAGACCGTGTCACCGAAGGTGCAGCTGATCGCGAAGACGGAGTTCTTCCCGCCGGAGGACGTCCCGTGGTCGACCGACGCCGACGGGGGTGAGGCGCTCGCCGAGTTCGCCGGCCGGGCCTGCTACCAGTCCTGGAGCAAGCCGAACCCGAAGACGGCCACCAACGCCGGGTACATCGACCACATCATCGAGGTCGGTCACCTGTCGGTGCTGGAGCACGGTTCGGTGACCTTCTACATCAGCGGGGTGTCGCGCTCGCTGACCCACGAGCTGATCCGCCACCGCCACTTCTCCTACTCGCAGCTGTCCCAGCGGTACGTGCCGGAGCGCGACGCGGAGTTCGTCGAGCCCGAGGTCATCGCGAACGACCCGGAGCTGCACGAGAAGTTCCGCCAGGCCACGCGGGCCAGCGTCGACGCCTACACCGAGCTGCTCGCCGGGCTGGAGGAGAAGTTCGCCGACGCGCCCAGCGCCACCCTGCGCCGCAAGCAGGCCCGGCAGGCGGCCCGCGCGGTGCTGCCGAACGCGACCGAGACCCGCATCGTGGTCACCGGCAACTACCGCGCCTGGCGGCACTTCATCGCGATGCGCGCGACCGAGCACGCGGACGTGGAGATCCGCGGCCTGGCCGTGGAGTGCCTGCGGCAACTGCAGAAGGCGGCGCCGAACGTCTTCGCCGACTTCACGATCTCGACCTTGCCGGACGGCACCGAGGTCGCCACGAGCCCGAAGGTGCTGGAAGGGTGA
- a CDS encoding toxin-antitoxin system HicB family antitoxin — protein sequence MDLTPYITSLREDLTATASAGDEQIRRAAALLSGALEPATRLVLMNALADLAAEATAQLPDHVVEVRLDGREVRVVVTGTPGERARAERPAPPPPPPPPVMEGGDISRMTLRMVERIKDQAERAAAAQGVSLNTFISQAVQGALHGSQSFRAEKQSGSQSESHLHGWVKG from the coding sequence ATGGACCTGACGCCGTACATCACGAGCCTCCGCGAGGATCTGACCGCGACGGCCTCCGCCGGGGACGAGCAGATCCGGCGGGCCGCCGCGCTGCTGTCCGGCGCGCTCGAACCCGCCACCCGGCTGGTGCTCATGAACGCGCTGGCCGACCTCGCCGCCGAGGCGACCGCGCAACTGCCGGACCACGTCGTGGAGGTGCGCCTGGACGGCCGGGAGGTGCGGGTGGTCGTCACCGGCACCCCCGGCGAGCGTGCGCGGGCCGAGCGTCCGGCTCCGCCGCCTCCCCCGCCGCCGCCGGTCATGGAGGGCGGCGACATCTCGCGGATGACGCTGCGGATGGTCGAGCGCATCAAGGACCAGGCCGAACGGGCCGCGGCCGCACAGGGCGTCTCGCTGAACACGTTCATCTCGCAGGCCGTGCAGGGCGCGCTGCACGGGTCGCAGTCGTTCCGCGCCGAGAAGCAGAGCGGCTCGCAGTCCGAGTCGCACCTGCACGGCTGGGTGAAGGGATAG
- a CDS encoding DUF4097 family beta strand repeat-containing protein, giving the protein MTDPELVRTQTFSLPGPLELDIAVTQGKVEVKLDAEATEATVEIRHDPDAQQPWAQGISNLLSWVNERFGDQLGADLSGTPADAVQQTRLEQTGNRLTVHAPKALPLRNIPLSVTVIAPAGTGLEVKAGSADVTVTGPAGRADLSTGTGEIRLDRTEGAATVRTGSGAIRLGPTLAGLHLRTGSGDVEVASLTGSATLATGTGDVWLGTVSGSVLARSGSGDVSVAEAAAGNLELVTGSGDIRVGIRPGVSAEVDLTASAGKVSSELDLSLEPPDGEVPLNLRARTGSGTALVTRAAQ; this is encoded by the coding sequence ATGACCGATCCGGAGCTCGTGCGCACGCAGACGTTCTCGCTGCCGGGGCCGCTGGAGCTGGACATCGCGGTCACCCAGGGCAAGGTCGAGGTGAAGCTGGACGCCGAAGCCACCGAGGCGACGGTCGAGATCCGGCACGACCCGGACGCGCAGCAGCCGTGGGCGCAGGGGATTTCGAACCTGCTGAGCTGGGTGAACGAGCGGTTCGGCGACCAGCTGGGCGCCGACCTCAGCGGCACCCCGGCCGACGCGGTGCAGCAGACGCGGCTGGAGCAGACCGGCAACCGGCTGACGGTGCACGCGCCGAAGGCGCTGCCGCTGCGCAACATCCCGCTGTCGGTGACCGTGATCGCGCCCGCCGGGACGGGCCTGGAGGTCAAGGCCGGTTCGGCGGACGTGACCGTCACCGGGCCGGCCGGGCGGGCGGACCTGTCCACCGGCACCGGGGAGATCCGGCTGGACCGGACCGAGGGCGCGGCGACCGTGCGGACGGGCTCGGGCGCGATCCGCCTGGGGCCGACCCTGGCGGGGCTGCACCTGCGCACCGGCAGCGGTGACGTGGAGGTGGCGTCCCTGACCGGTTCGGCGACGCTCGCCACCGGCACCGGTGACGTGTGGCTGGGCACTGTGTCGGGGTCCGTGCTGGCCCGCAGCGGGAGCGGCGACGTGTCGGTCGCCGAGGCGGCCGCCGGGAACCTGGAGCTGGTCACCGGGTCCGGTGACATCCGCGTCGGCATCCGGCCGGGGGTTTCGGCGGAGGTCGACCTGACGGCGAGCGCGGGGAAGGTGTCGAGCGAGCTGGACCTGTCGCTGGAGCCGCCCGACGGCGAGGTCCCGCTGAACCTGCGGGCGCGCACCGGGTCCGGCACGGCGCTCGTGACGCGCGCGGCGCAGTAG